In Canis lupus familiaris isolate Mischka breed German Shepherd chromosome 23, alternate assembly UU_Cfam_GSD_1.0, whole genome shotgun sequence, the following are encoded in one genomic region:
- the FBXL2 gene encoding F-box/LRR-repeat protein 2 isoform X7, with translation MGAPKSLTVCLLFSSTCYSLSRFCSKLKHLDLTSCVSITNSSLKGISEGCRNLEYLNLSWCDQITKDGIEALVRGCRGLKALLLRGCTQLEDEALKHIQNYCHELVSLNLQSCSRITDEGVVQICRGCHRLQALCLSGCSNLTDASLTALALNCPRLQILEAARCSHLTDAGFTLLARNCHDLEKMDLEECILITDSTLIQLSVHCPKLQALSLSHCELITDDGILHLSNSTCGHERLRVLELDNCLLITDVALEHLENCRGLERLELYDCQQVTRAGIKRMRAQLPHVKVHAYFAPVTPPTAVGGSGQRLCRCCVIL, from the exons ATGGGTGCACCAAAATCACTGACAG TGTGTCTGCTCTTTTCCAGCACGTGTTATAGCCTTAGCAGATTCTGTTCCAAGCTGAAACATCTAGATCTGACCTCCTGTGTGTCCATTACAAACAGCTCCTTAAAGGGGATCAG tGAGGGCTGCCGAAACCTGGAGTACCTGAATCTCTCTTGGTGTGACCAAATCACAAAGGATGGCATTGAGGCACTGGTGCGAGGTTGTCGAGGCCTAAAAGCTCTACTCCTAAGGGGCTGCACACAG TTAGAAGATGAAGCTCTGAAACACATTCAGAATTACTGCCATGAACTTGTGAGCCTCAACTTACAGTCCTGCTCA CGCATTACAGATGAAGGTGTGGTGCAGATATGCAGGGGCTGCCATCGGCTTCAGGCCCTCTGCCTTTCTGGCTGCAGTAACCTCACAGACGCCTCTCTCACAGCCCTGGCTTTGAACTGCCCGAGACTTCA GATTTTGGAGGCTGCCCGATGTTCCCATTTGACTGATGCAGGCTTTACACTTTTAGCTCGG AATTGCCATGACCTGGAGAAGATGGATCTTGAAGAATGCATCCTG ATAACCGACAGCACACTCATCCAGCTCTCCGTTCACTGTCCTAAACTGCAAGCCTTG AGTCTGTCCCACTGTGAGCTCATCACTGATGATGGGATCCTGCACCTGAGCAACAGCACCTGCGGTCACGAGAGGCTGCGGGTACTGGAACTGGACAACTGTCTCCTCATCACCGACGTGGCCCTGGAGCACCTGGAGAACTGCCGCGGCCTGGAGCGCCTGGAGCTGTACGACTGCCAGCAGGTTACCCGCGCAGGCATCAAGCGCATGCGG GCTCAGCTCCCTCACGTCAAAGTCCACGCCTATTTTGCTCCTGTCACTCCTCCGACCGCAGTGGGAGGAAGTGGCCAGCGACTTTGTAGGTGCTGTGTCATCCTCTGA